From Vidua macroura isolate BioBank_ID:100142 chromosome 5, ASM2450914v1, whole genome shotgun sequence, the proteins below share one genomic window:
- the HBP1 gene encoding HMG box-containing protein 1 isoform X1 produces MATGSSDTLEHPNMVWEVKTNQMPNAVQKLLLVVDKRTSGMNESLELLKCNENLPSSPGYASCDEHMELDDLPELQAVQTDSTPPALFQLGADVSHQECSRPSWSQHTSNSNPENAYSCENGVNWLTELANIATSPQSPLMQCAFYNRSSPVRIIATSKSLHSYARPPPGSSNNDPNFSKNDVDETAVRHERVNSESESGIFCMSSLSDDDDLGWCHSWPSTVWHCFLKGSRLCFHKGRNKEWQDVEEFARSVSCGKEENLPVSPYKDYGSNGLKLISHEESISCGESVLKLTFDPGTVEDGLLTVECRLDHPFYVKNKGWSSFYPSLTVVQHGIPCCEMHLGDLCLPPGHPDAINFDDSGVFDTFKSYDFTPMDSSAVYVLSSMARQRRASLSCGGANNQDAERSECSSKNCASAASSHLSSNPLYSKAGKSHSSGTASTVSATSPNKCKRPMNAFMLFAKKYRVEYTQMYPGKDNRAISVILGDRWKKMKNEERRMYTLEAKALAEEQKRLNPDCWKRKRTNSGSQQH; encoded by the exons ATGGCGACGGGTTCG TCAGATACTTTGGAGCATCCTAACATGGTGTGGGAAGTGAAGACAAATCAAATGCCTAATGCAGTTCAGAAACTCCTTCTGGTAGTGGACAAGAGAACTTCAGGCATGAACGAATCACTGGAGTTGCTGAAGTGTAATGAAAACCTGCCCTCTTCTCCTGGATATGCATCCTGTGATGAGCACATGGAACTTG ATGATCTTCCTGAACTACAGGCTGTGCAGACAGATTCTACCCCACCTGCACTTTTTCAGCTTGGTGCTGATGTTTCACATCAGGAATGTTCAAGGCCTTCCTGGAGCCAACATACCTCAAACAGCAATCCAGAAAATGCTTATTCTTGTGAGAATGGGGTGAACTGGTTGACAGAATTAGCAAATATAGCGACAAGTCCTCAGAGTCCTTTGATGCAGTGCGCTTTTTATAACAG ATCATCTCCTGTTCGCATAATAGCAACAAGTAAAAGTTTACATTCCTATGCACGTCCTCCACCAGGATCTTCAAACAATGATCCTAACTTCTCCAAGAATGATGTGGATGAAACAGCAGTGAGACATGAAAGG gtGAATAGTGAATCAGAATCTGGCATTTTCTGCATGTCATCACTTTCAGATGATGATGATTTGGGATGGTGCCATTCCTGGCCCTCAACTGTCTGGCATTGTTTTCTAAAAG GCTCTCGTTTGTGCTTTCATAAAGGACGCAATAAAGAATGGCAGGATGTTGAAGAGTTTGCAAGATCTGTAAGCtgtggaaaagaggaaaatctcCCAGTCAGTCCTTACAAG GACTATGGTTCCAATGGTTTGAAGTTGATTTCTCATGAAGAAAGCATTTCCTGTGGTGAGTCAGTGCTGAAGCTGACTTTTGATCCTGGCACAGTGGAGGATGGCTTGCTTACTGTAGAATGCAGACTCGATCATccattttatgttaaaaataaag GTTGGTCATCTTTTTATCCAAGCTTGACTGTGGTACAGCATGGCATTCCATGCTGTGAAATGCATCTTGGAGATCTGTGTCTACCTCCTGGACACCCTGATGCCATTAACTTTGATGATTCAGGTGTTTTTGATACatttaaaag TTACGATTTTACCCCGATGGACTCCTCTGCAGTGTATGTGCTCAGCAGCATGGCTCGCCAGCGTCGCGCTTCGCTGTCCTGTGGGGGAGCAAACAATCAAGATGCTGAGAGATCAGAATGCAGTAGTAAAAACTGTGCCTCTGCTGCATCGTCACATCTTTCCTCCAATCCTTTGTACAGCAAAGCTGGCAAAAGCCACAGCTCAGGGACTGCAAGTACTGTGAGTGCCACTTCTCCAAACAAGTGCAAAAGACCAATGAATGCCTTCATGCTTTTTGCCAAAAAATACAGAGTTGAATACACTCAGATGTATCCAGGGAAAGACAACAG AGCCATAAGTGTGATACTTGGCGACAggtggaagaaaatgaaaaatgaggaaagaagGATGTACACACTAGAAGCCAAGGCcttggcagaggagcagaagcGTTTAAATCCTGACTGTTGGAAAAGAAAACGAACGAATTCT gGCTCACAACAGCATTAA
- the HBP1 gene encoding HMG box-containing protein 1 isoform X2 has translation MVWEVKTNQMPNAVQKLLLVVDKRTSGMNESLELLKCNENLPSSPGYASCDEHMELDDLPELQAVQTDSTPPALFQLGADVSHQECSRPSWSQHTSNSNPENAYSCENGVNWLTELANIATSPQSPLMQCAFYNRSSPVRIIATSKSLHSYARPPPGSSNNDPNFSKNDVDETAVRHERVNSESESGIFCMSSLSDDDDLGWCHSWPSTVWHCFLKGSRLCFHKGRNKEWQDVEEFARSVSCGKEENLPVSPYKDYGSNGLKLISHEESISCGESVLKLTFDPGTVEDGLLTVECRLDHPFYVKNKGWSSFYPSLTVVQHGIPCCEMHLGDLCLPPGHPDAINFDDSGVFDTFKSYDFTPMDSSAVYVLSSMARQRRASLSCGGANNQDAERSECSSKNCASAASSHLSSNPLYSKAGKSHSSGTASTVSATSPNKCKRPMNAFMLFAKKYRVEYTQMYPGKDNRAISVILGDRWKKMKNEERRMYTLEAKALAEEQKRLNPDCWKRKRTNSGSQQH, from the exons ATGGTGTGGGAAGTGAAGACAAATCAAATGCCTAATGCAGTTCAGAAACTCCTTCTGGTAGTGGACAAGAGAACTTCAGGCATGAACGAATCACTGGAGTTGCTGAAGTGTAATGAAAACCTGCCCTCTTCTCCTGGATATGCATCCTGTGATGAGCACATGGAACTTG ATGATCTTCCTGAACTACAGGCTGTGCAGACAGATTCTACCCCACCTGCACTTTTTCAGCTTGGTGCTGATGTTTCACATCAGGAATGTTCAAGGCCTTCCTGGAGCCAACATACCTCAAACAGCAATCCAGAAAATGCTTATTCTTGTGAGAATGGGGTGAACTGGTTGACAGAATTAGCAAATATAGCGACAAGTCCTCAGAGTCCTTTGATGCAGTGCGCTTTTTATAACAG ATCATCTCCTGTTCGCATAATAGCAACAAGTAAAAGTTTACATTCCTATGCACGTCCTCCACCAGGATCTTCAAACAATGATCCTAACTTCTCCAAGAATGATGTGGATGAAACAGCAGTGAGACATGAAAGG gtGAATAGTGAATCAGAATCTGGCATTTTCTGCATGTCATCACTTTCAGATGATGATGATTTGGGATGGTGCCATTCCTGGCCCTCAACTGTCTGGCATTGTTTTCTAAAAG GCTCTCGTTTGTGCTTTCATAAAGGACGCAATAAAGAATGGCAGGATGTTGAAGAGTTTGCAAGATCTGTAAGCtgtggaaaagaggaaaatctcCCAGTCAGTCCTTACAAG GACTATGGTTCCAATGGTTTGAAGTTGATTTCTCATGAAGAAAGCATTTCCTGTGGTGAGTCAGTGCTGAAGCTGACTTTTGATCCTGGCACAGTGGAGGATGGCTTGCTTACTGTAGAATGCAGACTCGATCATccattttatgttaaaaataaag GTTGGTCATCTTTTTATCCAAGCTTGACTGTGGTACAGCATGGCATTCCATGCTGTGAAATGCATCTTGGAGATCTGTGTCTACCTCCTGGACACCCTGATGCCATTAACTTTGATGATTCAGGTGTTTTTGATACatttaaaag TTACGATTTTACCCCGATGGACTCCTCTGCAGTGTATGTGCTCAGCAGCATGGCTCGCCAGCGTCGCGCTTCGCTGTCCTGTGGGGGAGCAAACAATCAAGATGCTGAGAGATCAGAATGCAGTAGTAAAAACTGTGCCTCTGCTGCATCGTCACATCTTTCCTCCAATCCTTTGTACAGCAAAGCTGGCAAAAGCCACAGCTCAGGGACTGCAAGTACTGTGAGTGCCACTTCTCCAAACAAGTGCAAAAGACCAATGAATGCCTTCATGCTTTTTGCCAAAAAATACAGAGTTGAATACACTCAGATGTATCCAGGGAAAGACAACAG AGCCATAAGTGTGATACTTGGCGACAggtggaagaaaatgaaaaatgaggaaagaagGATGTACACACTAGAAGCCAAGGCcttggcagaggagcagaagcGTTTAAATCCTGACTGTTGGAAAAGAAAACGAACGAATTCT gGCTCACAACAGCATTAA